A portion of the Gorilla gorilla gorilla isolate KB3781 chromosome X, NHGRI_mGorGor1-v2.1_pri, whole genome shotgun sequence genome contains these proteins:
- the MAGIX gene encoding PDZ domain-containing protein MAGIX isoform X6 yields the protein MEPRTGDAADPRGSRGGRGPSPLAGPSARQLLARLDARPLAARAAVDVAALVRRAGATLRLRRKEAVSVLDSADIEVTDSRLPHATIVDHRPQHRWLETCNAPPQVIQGKARSAPKPSQASGHFSVELVRGYVGFGLTLGGGRDVAGDTPLAVRGLLKDGPAQRCGRLEVGDLVLHINGESTQGLTHAQAVERIRAGGPQLHLVIRRPLETHPGKPRGVGEPRKGVDRSPDPGGPEVTGSRSSSTSLVQHPPSRTTLKKTRGSPEPSPEAAADGPTVSPPERRAEDPNDQIPGSPGPWLMPSEERLSRALGVRGAAQLAQEMAAARRRH from the exons ATGGAGCCGCGCACAGGGGATGCCGCGGACCCTAGGGGGAGCAGAGGAG GCCGCGGCCCCTCCCCGCTCGCGGGCCCTAGCGCCCGGCAGCTCCTGGCGCGGTTGGACGCGCGCCCCCTGGCGGCGCGAGCTGCGGTCGACGTGGCAGCGCTGGTACGCAGGGCGGGCGCCACATTGCGCCTGCGCCGGAAGGAGG CTGTTAGCGTGCTGGACTCTGCAGACATAGAGGTCACAGACAGTCGTCTGCCTCATGCCACTATTGTGGATCACCGGCCCCAG CACCGTTGGTTAGAGACATGTAACGCGCCTCCCCAAGTGATCCAGGGTAAGGCACGTAGTGCTCCGAAGCCATCCCAGGCCTCTGGTCATTTCTCTGTGGAGCTGGTCCGCGGTTACGTAGGCTTTGGCCTCACCTTAGGTGGGGGCCGGGATGTAGCTGGGGACACTCCGCTGGCCGTGCGCGGGCTGCTGAAGGATGGCCCAGCACAGCGCTGTGGTCGTTTGGAG GTCGGGGACCTCGTGCTCCACATCAACGGAGAGTCAACGCAGGGCCTCACCCATGCCCAGGCCGTGGAGCGGATCCGAGCTGGAGGCCCCCAGCTCCACCTGGTTATTCGTCGGCCTCTGGAGACCCACCCTGGCAAGCCTCGAGGGGTGGGAGAGCCCCGAAAAGGAGTTG ATCGCAGCCCAGATCCTGGAGGGCCGGAGGTAACGGGGTCTCGCAGCAGCAGCACTTCCCTAGTTCAGCACCCTCCATCCCGGACGACGCTCAAGAAGACCCGGGGCAGCCCGGAGCCTAGTCCAGAGGCGGCCGCCGATGGCCCCACGGTTTCTCCTCCTGAGCGCCGCGCTGAGGATCCCAACGACCAGATCCCGGGTTCCCCGGGGCCCTGGCTAATGCCCAGCGAGGAACGGCTCTCGCGGGCCCTAGGGGTCCGGGGGGCAGCGCAGCTCGCTCAGGAGATGGCAGCCGCAAGGCGGAGACACTGA
- the MAGIX gene encoding PDZ domain-containing protein MAGIX isoform X2, whose translation MEPRTGDAADPRGSRGGRGPSPLAGPSARQLLARLDARPLAARAAVDVAALVRRAGATLRLRRKEAVSVLDSADIEVTDSRLPHATIVDHRPQHRWLETCNAPPQVIQGKARSAPKPSQASGHFSVELVRGYVGFGLTLGGGRDVAGDTPLAVRGLLKDGPAQRCGRLEVGDLVLHINGESTQGLTHAQAVERIRAGGPQLHLVIRRPLETHPGKPRGVGEPRKGVVPSWPDRSPDPGGPEVTGSRSSSTSLVQHPPSRTTLKKTRGSPEPSPEAAADGPTVSPPERRAEDPNDQIPGSPGPWLMPSEERLSRALGVRGAAQLAQEMAAARRRH comes from the exons ATGGAGCCGCGCACAGGGGATGCCGCGGACCCTAGGGGGAGCAGAGGAG GCCGCGGCCCCTCCCCGCTCGCGGGCCCTAGCGCCCGGCAGCTCCTGGCGCGGTTGGACGCGCGCCCCCTGGCGGCGCGAGCTGCGGTCGACGTGGCAGCGCTGGTACGCAGGGCGGGCGCCACATTGCGCCTGCGCCGGAAGGAGG CTGTTAGCGTGCTGGACTCTGCAGACATAGAGGTCACAGACAGTCGTCTGCCTCATGCCACTATTGTGGATCACCGGCCCCAG CACCGTTGGTTAGAGACATGTAACGCGCCTCCCCAAGTGATCCAGGGTAAGGCACGTAGTGCTCCGAAGCCATCCCAGGCCTCTGGTCATTTCTCTGTGGAGCTGGTCCGCGGTTACGTAGGCTTTGGCCTCACCTTAGGTGGGGGCCGGGATGTAGCTGGGGACACTCCGCTGGCCGTGCGCGGGCTGCTGAAGGATGGCCCAGCACAGCGCTGTGGTCGTTTGGAG GTCGGGGACCTCGTGCTCCACATCAACGGAGAGTCAACGCAGGGCCTCACCCATGCCCAGGCCGTGGAGCGGATCCGAGCTGGAGGCCCCCAGCTCCACCTGGTTATTCGTCGGCCTCTGGAGACCCACCCTGGCAAGCCTCGAGGGGTGGGAGAGCCCCGAAAAGGAGTTG TCCCGTCATGGCCAGATCGCAGCCCAGATCCTGGAGGGCCGGAGGTAACGGGGTCTCGCAGCAGCAGCACTTCCCTAGTTCAGCACCCTCCATCCCGGACGACGCTCAAGAAGACCCGGGGCAGCCCGGAGCCTAGTCCAGAGGCGGCCGCCGATGGCCCCACGGTTTCTCCTCCTGAGCGCCGCGCTGAGGATCCCAACGACCAGATCCCGGGTTCCCCGGGGCCCTGGCTAATGCCCAGCGAGGAACGGCTCTCGCGGGCCCTAGGGGTCCGGGGGGCAGCGCAGCTCGCTCAGGAGATGGCAGCCGCAAGGCGGAGACACTGA
- the MAGIX gene encoding PDZ domain-containing protein MAGIX isoform X3, with product MGVGGGRWSALTCPLLRAGRGPSPLAGPSARQLLARLDARPLAARAAVDVAALVRRAGATLRLRRKEAVSVLDSADIEVTDSRLPHATIVDHRPQHRWLETCNAPPQVIQGKARSAPKPSQASGHFSVELVRGYVGFGLTLGGGRDVAGDTPLAVRGLLKDGPAQRCGRLEVGDLVLHINGESTQGLTHAQAVERIRAGGPQLHLVIRRPLETHPGKPRGVGEPRKGVDRSPDPGGPEVTGSRSSSTSLVQHPPSRTTLKKTRGSPEPSPEAAADGPTVSPPERRAEDPNDQIPGSPGPWLMPSEERLSRALGVRGAAQLAQEMAAARRRH from the exons ATGGGGGTTGGCGGAGGCCGATGGTCGGCGTTGACCTGTCCCCTCTTGCGCGCAGGCCGCGGCCCCTCCCCGCTCGCGGGCCCTAGCGCCCGGCAGCTCCTGGCGCGGTTGGACGCGCGCCCCCTGGCGGCGCGAGCTGCGGTCGACGTGGCAGCGCTGGTACGCAGGGCGGGCGCCACATTGCGCCTGCGCCGGAAGGAGG CTGTTAGCGTGCTGGACTCTGCAGACATAGAGGTCACAGACAGTCGTCTGCCTCATGCCACTATTGTGGATCACCGGCCCCAG CACCGTTGGTTAGAGACATGTAACGCGCCTCCCCAAGTGATCCAGGGTAAGGCACGTAGTGCTCCGAAGCCATCCCAGGCCTCTGGTCATTTCTCTGTGGAGCTGGTCCGCGGTTACGTAGGCTTTGGCCTCACCTTAGGTGGGGGCCGGGATGTAGCTGGGGACACTCCGCTGGCCGTGCGCGGGCTGCTGAAGGATGGCCCAGCACAGCGCTGTGGTCGTTTGGAG GTCGGGGACCTCGTGCTCCACATCAACGGAGAGTCAACGCAGGGCCTCACCCATGCCCAGGCCGTGGAGCGGATCCGAGCTGGAGGCCCCCAGCTCCACCTGGTTATTCGTCGGCCTCTGGAGACCCACCCTGGCAAGCCTCGAGGGGTGGGAGAGCCCCGAAAAGGAGTTG ATCGCAGCCCAGATCCTGGAGGGCCGGAGGTAACGGGGTCTCGCAGCAGCAGCACTTCCCTAGTTCAGCACCCTCCATCCCGGACGACGCTCAAGAAGACCCGGGGCAGCCCGGAGCCTAGTCCAGAGGCGGCCGCCGATGGCCCCACGGTTTCTCCTCCTGAGCGCCGCGCTGAGGATCCCAACGACCAGATCCCGGGTTCCCCGGGGCCCTGGCTAATGCCCAGCGAGGAACGGCTCTCGCGGGCCCTAGGGGTCCGGGGGGCAGCGCAGCTCGCTCAGGAGATGGCAGCCGCAAGGCGGAGACACTGA
- the MAGIX gene encoding PDZ domain-containing protein MAGIX isoform X1 encodes MGVGGGRWSALTCPLLRAGRGPSPLAGPSARQLLARLDARPLAARAAVDVAALVRRAGATLRLRRKEAVSVLDSADIEVTDSRLPHATIVDHRPQHRWLETCNAPPQVIQGKARSAPKPSQASGHFSVELVRGYVGFGLTLGGGRDVAGDTPLAVRGLLKDGPAQRCGRLEVGDLVLHINGESTQGLTHAQAVERIRAGGPQLHLVIRRPLETHPGKPRGVGEPRKGVVPSWPDRSPDPGGPEVTGSRSSSTSLVQHPPSRTTLKKTRGSPEPSPEAAADGPTVSPPERRAEDPNDQIPGSPGPWLMPSEERLSRALGVRGAAQLAQEMAAARRRH; translated from the exons ATGGGGGTTGGCGGAGGCCGATGGTCGGCGTTGACCTGTCCCCTCTTGCGCGCAGGCCGCGGCCCCTCCCCGCTCGCGGGCCCTAGCGCCCGGCAGCTCCTGGCGCGGTTGGACGCGCGCCCCCTGGCGGCGCGAGCTGCGGTCGACGTGGCAGCGCTGGTACGCAGGGCGGGCGCCACATTGCGCCTGCGCCGGAAGGAGG CTGTTAGCGTGCTGGACTCTGCAGACATAGAGGTCACAGACAGTCGTCTGCCTCATGCCACTATTGTGGATCACCGGCCCCAG CACCGTTGGTTAGAGACATGTAACGCGCCTCCCCAAGTGATCCAGGGTAAGGCACGTAGTGCTCCGAAGCCATCCCAGGCCTCTGGTCATTTCTCTGTGGAGCTGGTCCGCGGTTACGTAGGCTTTGGCCTCACCTTAGGTGGGGGCCGGGATGTAGCTGGGGACACTCCGCTGGCCGTGCGCGGGCTGCTGAAGGATGGCCCAGCACAGCGCTGTGGTCGTTTGGAG GTCGGGGACCTCGTGCTCCACATCAACGGAGAGTCAACGCAGGGCCTCACCCATGCCCAGGCCGTGGAGCGGATCCGAGCTGGAGGCCCCCAGCTCCACCTGGTTATTCGTCGGCCTCTGGAGACCCACCCTGGCAAGCCTCGAGGGGTGGGAGAGCCCCGAAAAGGAGTTG TCCCGTCATGGCCAGATCGCAGCCCAGATCCTGGAGGGCCGGAGGTAACGGGGTCTCGCAGCAGCAGCACTTCCCTAGTTCAGCACCCTCCATCCCGGACGACGCTCAAGAAGACCCGGGGCAGCCCGGAGCCTAGTCCAGAGGCGGCCGCCGATGGCCCCACGGTTTCTCCTCCTGAGCGCCGCGCTGAGGATCCCAACGACCAGATCCCGGGTTCCCCGGGGCCCTGGCTAATGCCCAGCGAGGAACGGCTCTCGCGGGCCCTAGGGGTCCGGGGGGCAGCGCAGCTCGCTCAGGAGATGGCAGCCGCAAGGCGGAGACACTGA
- the MAGIX gene encoding PDZ domain-containing protein MAGIX isoform X4, with the protein MSPNSPLHCFYLPAVSVLDSADIEVTDSRLPHATIVDHRPQHRWLETCNAPPQVIQGKARSAPKPSQASGHFSVELVRGYVGFGLTLGGGRDVAGDTPLAVRGLLKDGPAQRCGRLEVGDLVLHINGESTQGLTHAQAVERIRAGGPQLHLVIRRPLETHPGKPRGVGEPRKGVVPSWPDRSPDPGGPEVTGSRSSSTSLVQHPPSRTTLKKTRGSPEPSPEAAADGPTVSPPERRAEDPNDQIPGSPGPWLMPSEERLSRALGVRGAAQLAQEMAAARRRH; encoded by the exons ATGTCCCCCAACAGCCCTCTCCACTGCTTTTATCTCCCAGCTGTTAGCGTGCTGGACTCTGCAGACATAGAGGTCACAGACAGTCGTCTGCCTCATGCCACTATTGTGGATCACCGGCCCCAG CACCGTTGGTTAGAGACATGTAACGCGCCTCCCCAAGTGATCCAGGGTAAGGCACGTAGTGCTCCGAAGCCATCCCAGGCCTCTGGTCATTTCTCTGTGGAGCTGGTCCGCGGTTACGTAGGCTTTGGCCTCACCTTAGGTGGGGGCCGGGATGTAGCTGGGGACACTCCGCTGGCCGTGCGCGGGCTGCTGAAGGATGGCCCAGCACAGCGCTGTGGTCGTTTGGAG GTCGGGGACCTCGTGCTCCACATCAACGGAGAGTCAACGCAGGGCCTCACCCATGCCCAGGCCGTGGAGCGGATCCGAGCTGGAGGCCCCCAGCTCCACCTGGTTATTCGTCGGCCTCTGGAGACCCACCCTGGCAAGCCTCGAGGGGTGGGAGAGCCCCGAAAAGGAGTTG TCCCGTCATGGCCAGATCGCAGCCCAGATCCTGGAGGGCCGGAGGTAACGGGGTCTCGCAGCAGCAGCACTTCCCTAGTTCAGCACCCTCCATCCCGGACGACGCTCAAGAAGACCCGGGGCAGCCCGGAGCCTAGTCCAGAGGCGGCCGCCGATGGCCCCACGGTTTCTCCTCCTGAGCGCCGCGCTGAGGATCCCAACGACCAGATCCCGGGTTCCCCGGGGCCCTGGCTAATGCCCAGCGAGGAACGGCTCTCGCGGGCCCTAGGGGTCCGGGGGGCAGCGCAGCTCGCTCAGGAGATGGCAGCCGCAAGGCGGAGACACTGA
- the MAGIX gene encoding PDZ domain-containing protein MAGIX isoform X5: protein MPLLWITGPRYHLILLSEATCLRANYVHLCPLFQHRWLETCNAPPQVIQGKARSAPKPSQASGHFSVELVRGYVGFGLTLGGGRDVAGDTPLAVRGLLKDGPAQRCGRLEVGDLVLHINGESTQGLTHAQAVERIRAGGPQLHLVIRRPLETHPGKPRGVGEPRKGVVPSWPDRSPDPGGPEVTGSRSSSTSLVQHPPSRTTLKKTRGSPEPSPEAAADGPTVSPPERRAEDPNDQIPGSPGPWLMPSEERLSRALGVRGAAQLAQEMAAARRRH from the exons ATGCCACTATTGTGGATCACCGGCCCCAGGTACCATCTCATCCTTCTATCGGAGGCCACCTGCCTCAGGGCAAACTATGTACACCTGTGTCCTTTATTCCAGCACCGTTGGTTAGAGACATGTAACGCGCCTCCCCAAGTGATCCAGGGTAAGGCACGTAGTGCTCCGAAGCCATCCCAGGCCTCTGGTCATTTCTCTGTGGAGCTGGTCCGCGGTTACGTAGGCTTTGGCCTCACCTTAGGTGGGGGCCGGGATGTAGCTGGGGACACTCCGCTGGCCGTGCGCGGGCTGCTGAAGGATGGCCCAGCACAGCGCTGTGGTCGTTTGGAG GTCGGGGACCTCGTGCTCCACATCAACGGAGAGTCAACGCAGGGCCTCACCCATGCCCAGGCCGTGGAGCGGATCCGAGCTGGAGGCCCCCAGCTCCACCTGGTTATTCGTCGGCCTCTGGAGACCCACCCTGGCAAGCCTCGAGGGGTGGGAGAGCCCCGAAAAGGAGTTG TCCCGTCATGGCCAGATCGCAGCCCAGATCCTGGAGGGCCGGAGGTAACGGGGTCTCGCAGCAGCAGCACTTCCCTAGTTCAGCACCCTCCATCCCGGACGACGCTCAAGAAGACCCGGGGCAGCCCGGAGCCTAGTCCAGAGGCGGCCGCCGATGGCCCCACGGTTTCTCCTCCTGAGCGCCGCGCTGAGGATCCCAACGACCAGATCCCGGGTTCCCCGGGGCCCTGGCTAATGCCCAGCGAGGAACGGCTCTCGCGGGCCCTAGGGGTCCGGGGGGCAGCGCAGCTCGCTCAGGAGATGGCAGCCGCAAGGCGGAGACACTGA
- the PLP2 gene encoding proteolipid protein 2: protein MADSERLSAPGCWAACTNFSRTRKGILLFAEIILCLVILICFSASTPGYSSLSVIEMILAAIFFVVYMCDLHTKIPFINWPWSDFLRTLIAAILYLITSIVVLVERGNHSKIVAGVLGLIATCLFGYDAYVTFPVRQPRHTAAPTDPADGPV from the exons ATGGCGGATTCTGAGCGCCTGTCGGCCCCTGGCTGCTGGGCCGCCTGCACCAACTTCTCGCGCACTCGAAAGGGAATCCTCCTGTTTGCTGAGATT ATATTATGCCTGGTGATCCTGATCTGCTTCAGTGCCTCCACACCAGGCTACTCCTCCCTGTCGGTGATTGAGATGATCCTTGCTGCTATTTTCTTTGTTGTCTACATGTGTGACCTGCACACCAAGATACCATTCATCAACTGGCCCTGGAGT GATTTCCTCCGAACCCTCATAGCGGCAATCCTCTACCTGATCACCTCCATTGTTGTCCTTGTTGAGAGAGGAAACCACTCCAAAATCGTCGCAGGG GTACTGGGCCTAATCGCTACGTGCCTCTTTGGCTATGATGCCTATGTCACCTTCCCTGTTCGGCAGCCAAGACATACAGCAGCCCCCActg ACCCCGCAGATGGCCCGGTGTAG
- the PRICKLE3 gene encoding prickle planar cell polarity protein 3 isoform X2, with translation MCRLISDFQRHSISDDDSGCASEEYAWVPPGLKPEQVYQFFSCLPEDKVPYVNSPGEKYRIKQLLHQLPPHDSEAQYCTALEEEERKELRAFSQQRKRENLGRGIVRIFPVTITGAICEECGKQIGGGDIAVFASRAGLGACWHPQCFVCTTCQELLVDLIYFYHAGKVYCGRHHAECLRPRCQACDEIIFSPECTEAEGRHWHMDHFCCFECEASLGGQRYVMRQSRPHCCACYEARHAEYCDGCGEHIGLDQGQMAYEGQHWHASDRCFCCSRCGRALLGRPFLPRRGLIFCSRACSLGSEPTAPGPSRRSWSAGTVTAPLAASTASFSAVEGASETTTKGTSTELAPATGPEEPSRFLRGAPHRHSMPELGLRSVPEPPPESPGQPNLRPDDSAFGRQSTPRVSFRDPLVSEGGPRRTLSAPPAQRRRPRSPPPRAPSRRRHHHNHHHHHNRHPSRRRHYQCDAGSGSDSESCSSSPSSSSSESSEDDGFFLGERIPLPPHLCRPMPARDTATETFNSPSLSLPRDSRPGMPRQARDKNCIVA, from the exons ATGTGTCGGCTAATCTCGGACTTCCAGCGCCACTCCATCTCCGACGACGACTCAGGCTGTGCATCGGAGGAGTATGCCTGGGTGCCCCCAGGCCTTAAGCCGGAGCAG GTATATCAATTTTTCAGCTGCCTCCCAGAGGACAAGGTCCCCTACGTCAACAGTCCTGGGGAGAAATACAGGATCAAGCAGCTGCTGCACCAGCTGCCCCCACACGACAGTGAG GCACAGTACTGCACAGCActggaagaggaggaaaggaaagagctCCGAGCCTTTAGCCAGCAGCGGAAGCGGGAGAATCTGGGGCGTGGCATCGTGCGCATCTTCCCGGTGACCATCACTGGGGCCATCTGTGAGGAG TGCGGAAAGCAGATTGGAGGTGGGGACATCGCAGTGTTTGCCAGCCGTGCAGGCCTGGGTGCCTGCTGGCACCCACAGTGCTTCGTGTGTACCACGTGCCAGGAACTGCTGGTTGACCTCATCTACTTCTACCATGCTGGCAAGGTCTACTGCGGGCGTCACCATGCCGAATGCCTGCGTCCACGCTGCCAAGCCTGTGACGAG ATCATCTTCTCCCCTGAGTGCACGGAGGCTGAGGGCCGCCACTGGCACATGGATCACTTCTGCTGCTTTGAGTGTGAAGCTTCACTAGGAGGGCAGCGCTATGTCATGCGTCAGAGCCGCCCCCACTGCTGCGCCTGCTACGAGGCCCGCCATGCGGAGTACTGTGATGGCTGTGGGGAGCACATCG GCCTGGACCAAGGCCAGATGGCTTACGAGGGCCAGCACTGGCATGCCTCAGACCGCTGCTTCTGCTGTAGTCGCTGTGGGCGGGCCCTGCTGGGCCGCCCATTCCTGCCACGCCGAGGCCTAATCTTCTGCTCTCGAGCCTGCAGCCTTGGGTCCGAGCCCACAGCTCCAGGGCCGAGCCGCCGCAGCTGGAGTGCCGGCACTGTCACAGCCCCACTTGCAGCCTCCACAGCCTCTTTCTCTGCTGTGGAGGGGGCATCAGAGACCACCACCAAAGGCACCAGCACAGAGTTAGCGCCAG CTACAGGCCCTGAGGAGCCCTCCCGCTTTCTGAGAGGGGCTCCCCACCGCCACTCCATGCCGGAACTGGGGCTCCGCAGTGTCCCCGAGCCGCCCCCAGAGTCCCCCGGCCAGCCTAACCTGCGCCCGGATGATAGTGCCTTCGGTCGTCAGAGCACCCCACGCGTCAGCTTCCGCGACCCTCTGGTGTCTGAAGGAGGTCCGCGCCGGACCCTCAGTGCACCCCCGGCCCAGCGCCGCAGGCCACGCAGTCCCCCACCCAGGGCCCCCAGCCGTCGCCGCCACCATcataatcaccatcaccatcacaaccGCCACCCAAGCAGACGTCGCCACTATCAATGTGACGCGGGATCAGGGTCAGACTCGGAATCTTGCTCCAGCTCGCCCTCCAGTTCCAGTTCCGAATCGTCAGAGGATGATGGCTTCTTCCTAGGAGAGCGCATCCCTCTGCCCCCGCATTTGTGCAGGCCCATGCCTGCTCGGGACACTGCAACGGAGACCTTCAACTCCCCATCTTTATCGCTCCCCAGGGACTCTCGCCCAGGGATGCCTCGTCAGGCCCGAGACAAGAACTGCATCGTGGCTTGA
- the PRICKLE3 gene encoding prickle planar cell polarity protein 3 isoform X1 — MFARGSRRRRSGRAPPEAEDPDRGQPCNSCREQCPGFLLHGWRKICQHCKCPREEHAVHAVPVDLERIMCRLISDFQRHSISDDDSGCASEEYAWVPPGLKPEQVYQFFSCLPEDKVPYVNSPGEKYRIKQLLHQLPPHDSEAQYCTALEEEERKELRAFSQQRKRENLGRGIVRIFPVTITGAICEECGKQIGGGDIAVFASRAGLGACWHPQCFVCTTCQELLVDLIYFYHAGKVYCGRHHAECLRPRCQACDEIIFSPECTEAEGRHWHMDHFCCFECEASLGGQRYVMRQSRPHCCACYEARHAEYCDGCGEHIGLDQGQMAYEGQHWHASDRCFCCSRCGRALLGRPFLPRRGLIFCSRACSLGSEPTAPGPSRRSWSAGTVTAPLAASTASFSAVEGASETTTKGTSTELAPATGPEEPSRFLRGAPHRHSMPELGLRSVPEPPPESPGQPNLRPDDSAFGRQSTPRVSFRDPLVSEGGPRRTLSAPPAQRRRPRSPPPRAPSRRRHHHNHHHHHNRHPSRRRHYQCDAGSGSDSESCSSSPSSSSSESSEDDGFFLGERIPLPPHLCRPMPARDTATETFNSPSLSLPRDSRPGMPRQARDKNCIVA; from the exons G cctccagaggCAGAGGACCCAGACCGGGGCCAGCCCTGCAACTCCTGTAGGGAGCAGTGCCCCGGCTTCCTGCTCCACGGCTGGAG AAAGATCTGCCAGCATTGCAAATGCCCGCGGGAGGAGCATGCAGTGCACGCGGTGCCTGTGGACCTGGAACGCATCATGTGTCGGCTAATCTCGGACTTCCAGCGCCACTCCATCTCCGACGACGACTCAGGCTGTGCATCGGAGGAGTATGCCTGGGTGCCCCCAGGCCTTAAGCCGGAGCAG GTATATCAATTTTTCAGCTGCCTCCCAGAGGACAAGGTCCCCTACGTCAACAGTCCTGGGGAGAAATACAGGATCAAGCAGCTGCTGCACCAGCTGCCCCCACACGACAGTGAG GCACAGTACTGCACAGCActggaagaggaggaaaggaaagagctCCGAGCCTTTAGCCAGCAGCGGAAGCGGGAGAATCTGGGGCGTGGCATCGTGCGCATCTTCCCGGTGACCATCACTGGGGCCATCTGTGAGGAG TGCGGAAAGCAGATTGGAGGTGGGGACATCGCAGTGTTTGCCAGCCGTGCAGGCCTGGGTGCCTGCTGGCACCCACAGTGCTTCGTGTGTACCACGTGCCAGGAACTGCTGGTTGACCTCATCTACTTCTACCATGCTGGCAAGGTCTACTGCGGGCGTCACCATGCCGAATGCCTGCGTCCACGCTGCCAAGCCTGTGACGAG ATCATCTTCTCCCCTGAGTGCACGGAGGCTGAGGGCCGCCACTGGCACATGGATCACTTCTGCTGCTTTGAGTGTGAAGCTTCACTAGGAGGGCAGCGCTATGTCATGCGTCAGAGCCGCCCCCACTGCTGCGCCTGCTACGAGGCCCGCCATGCGGAGTACTGTGATGGCTGTGGGGAGCACATCG GCCTGGACCAAGGCCAGATGGCTTACGAGGGCCAGCACTGGCATGCCTCAGACCGCTGCTTCTGCTGTAGTCGCTGTGGGCGGGCCCTGCTGGGCCGCCCATTCCTGCCACGCCGAGGCCTAATCTTCTGCTCTCGAGCCTGCAGCCTTGGGTCCGAGCCCACAGCTCCAGGGCCGAGCCGCCGCAGCTGGAGTGCCGGCACTGTCACAGCCCCACTTGCAGCCTCCACAGCCTCTTTCTCTGCTGTGGAGGGGGCATCAGAGACCACCACCAAAGGCACCAGCACAGAGTTAGCGCCAG CTACAGGCCCTGAGGAGCCCTCCCGCTTTCTGAGAGGGGCTCCCCACCGCCACTCCATGCCGGAACTGGGGCTCCGCAGTGTCCCCGAGCCGCCCCCAGAGTCCCCCGGCCAGCCTAACCTGCGCCCGGATGATAGTGCCTTCGGTCGTCAGAGCACCCCACGCGTCAGCTTCCGCGACCCTCTGGTGTCTGAAGGAGGTCCGCGCCGGACCCTCAGTGCACCCCCGGCCCAGCGCCGCAGGCCACGCAGTCCCCCACCCAGGGCCCCCAGCCGTCGCCGCCACCATcataatcaccatcaccatcacaaccGCCACCCAAGCAGACGTCGCCACTATCAATGTGACGCGGGATCAGGGTCAGACTCGGAATCTTGCTCCAGCTCGCCCTCCAGTTCCAGTTCCGAATCGTCAGAGGATGATGGCTTCTTCCTAGGAGAGCGCATCCCTCTGCCCCCGCATTTGTGCAGGCCCATGCCTGCTCGGGACACTGCAACGGAGACCTTCAACTCCCCATCTTTATCGCTCCCCAGGGACTCTCGCCCAGGGATGCCTCGTCAGGCCCGAGACAAGAACTGCATCGTGGCTTGA